One window of Nocardia sp. NBC_00508 genomic DNA carries:
- the trhA gene encoding PAQR family membrane homeostasis protein TrhA, with protein sequence MSESVGAADAALVTAGPHSAGEALAEALVKPRMRGWIHTWAVGIAAIAAVVLTATAATISATAGWSTLIYGVTVCGLFGISAVYHRVTWPTARARIRMKRADHSMIFLFIAGSYTPFALLGLPGRTGQTLLAVVWAGALAGVALKLLWPTAPRWVGVPLYLLLGWAIVPVAGQLNGQIGIAPLILLLIGGLFYSGGAILYATKWPNPWPTVFGHHEFFHAATVLAALTHYAAVWLVVLR encoded by the coding sequence ATGTCGGAATCGGTCGGCGCCGCCGACGCGGCACTGGTCACAGCGGGCCCCCACTCGGCGGGCGAAGCGCTCGCGGAGGCGCTGGTCAAACCGCGCATGCGCGGCTGGATCCATACCTGGGCCGTCGGCATCGCGGCGATCGCGGCCGTGGTGCTGACCGCCACGGCCGCCACGATCTCGGCGACCGCGGGATGGTCGACGCTGATCTACGGGGTCACCGTGTGCGGGCTGTTCGGCATCAGCGCGGTCTACCACCGGGTGACCTGGCCGACCGCACGTGCCCGCATCCGGATGAAGCGGGCCGACCACTCGATGATCTTCCTGTTCATCGCGGGCAGCTATACGCCGTTCGCCCTGCTCGGCCTGCCCGGACGCACCGGGCAGACATTGCTGGCCGTGGTCTGGGCGGGGGCGCTGGCCGGAGTGGCGCTGAAGTTGCTGTGGCCGACCGCGCCGCGCTGGGTCGGGGTTCCGCTGTACCTGCTGCTCGGCTGGGCGATCGTGCCGGTTGCCGGGCAACTGAACGGCCAGATCGGCATCGCGCCGTTGATCCTGCTGCTGATCGGCGGCCTGTTCTACAGCGGAGGCGCGATCCTCTACGCGACCAAATGGCCGAACCCGTGGCCGACCGTCTTCGGTCACCACGAGTTCTTCCATGCGGCCACGGTGCTCGCCGCGCTCACCCACTACGCCGCGGTCTGGCTCGTCGTCCTGCGCTGA
- a CDS encoding isoprenyl transferase, whose protein sequence is MELPSRVRGLPYRIYEARLSQQLAGKQHPRHVAVMCDGNRRWARENGFTDVTHGHRVGALKIAELVGWCEAEGIEMVTVYLLSTENLQRDPDELETLFEVITDVVEELSAPEQNWSVRIVGTLDGFPELIAKRLRTAAERTEGRNGVHVNVAVGYGGRQEITDAVRSLVRQEIAAGETGEDLVQSITVNAIGQHLYTSGQPDPDLVIRTSGEQRLSGFLLWQSAYSEIWFTEAYWPEFRRVDFLRALRDYAARHRRFGV, encoded by the coding sequence GTGGAACTTCCGAGTCGAGTGCGGGGTCTGCCGTATCGCATCTACGAGGCCCGGCTGTCCCAGCAGCTGGCCGGCAAACAACATCCCCGGCACGTCGCGGTGATGTGTGACGGCAATCGCCGCTGGGCGCGGGAGAACGGTTTTACCGACGTCACCCACGGTCATCGGGTCGGCGCGCTGAAGATCGCCGAACTCGTCGGCTGGTGCGAGGCCGAGGGCATCGAGATGGTGACCGTCTACCTGCTGTCCACCGAGAACCTGCAGCGCGATCCGGACGAGCTGGAGACGCTGTTCGAGGTGATCACCGACGTGGTCGAGGAACTGTCGGCGCCGGAGCAGAACTGGAGCGTGCGGATCGTCGGCACGCTCGACGGCTTCCCCGAGCTCATCGCCAAGCGGCTGCGTACCGCGGCCGAACGCACCGAAGGGCGGAATGGGGTGCATGTCAACGTGGCGGTCGGCTACGGCGGGCGGCAGGAGATCACCGACGCGGTGCGCTCGCTGGTCCGCCAGGAGATCGCCGCGGGGGAGACGGGCGAGGATCTGGTCCAGTCGATCACCGTGAACGCGATCGGCCAGCATCTCTACACCTCCGGGCAGCCCGACCCCGACCTGGTCATCCGCACCTCCGGCGAGCAGCGATTGTCCGGGTTCCTGCTGTGGCAGAGCGCATACTCGGAAATATGGTTCACCGAGGCGTATTGGCCGGAGTTCCGGCGGGTGGATTTTCTGCGGGCGTTGCGCGACTACGCCGCACGCCATCGCCGCTTCGGCGTCTGA
- the coaA gene encoding type I pantothenate kinase, which translates to MARMSEPSPYVEFDRKQWRTLRKSTPLVLTEEELIGLRGLGEQIDLEEVAEVYLPLARLIHLQVAARQRLFAATATFLGETHPDQQVPFVIGVAGSVAVGKSTTARVLQALLARWDHHPRVDLVTTDGFLYPTAELTRRGIMHRKGFPESYDRRKLLRFVTEVKSGAAEVCAPVYSHISYDIVPGKLHCVRQPDILIVEGLNVLQTGPRLMVSDLFDFSIYVDARIEDIEKWYVQRFLTLRETAFADPNAHFHHYSGFTDDQATAAAQEIWNNTNRPNLVENILPSRPRATLVLRKDADHSINRLRLRKL; encoded by the coding sequence GTGGCACGGATGAGCGAGCCGAGTCCCTACGTGGAATTCGACCGGAAACAGTGGCGAACCCTGCGTAAGTCGACTCCCCTGGTACTGACCGAGGAAGAACTGATCGGCCTGCGTGGCCTCGGGGAACAGATCGATCTCGAGGAAGTCGCGGAGGTCTATCTCCCGCTCGCTCGTCTCATCCATCTGCAAGTGGCCGCACGCCAGCGCCTATTCGCCGCGACCGCGACCTTTCTCGGCGAAACCCATCCGGACCAGCAGGTACCGTTCGTGATCGGCGTCGCGGGCAGCGTCGCGGTGGGCAAGTCGACCACCGCCCGCGTGCTCCAGGCGCTGCTGGCCCGCTGGGATCACCACCCCCGCGTCGACCTGGTCACCACCGACGGATTCCTCTATCCCACCGCGGAACTCACCCGGCGCGGCATCATGCACCGCAAGGGTTTCCCGGAGAGCTACGACCGCCGTAAGCTGCTGCGATTCGTCACCGAGGTGAAATCCGGCGCGGCGGAGGTCTGCGCACCGGTGTATTCGCACATCTCCTACGACATCGTGCCGGGGAAGCTGCACTGTGTACGGCAGCCCGACATTCTGATCGTGGAAGGCCTGAACGTGCTGCAGACCGGTCCCCGGCTGATGGTCTCGGACCTGTTCGACTTCTCGATCTACGTCGATGCGCGTATCGAGGATATCGAGAAGTGGTACGTGCAACGGTTTCTCACGCTGCGCGAGACCGCGTTCGCCGATCCGAACGCGCATTTCCACCACTACTCCGGATTCACCGACGACCAGGCGACCGCCGCCGCGCAGGAGATCTGGAACAACACCAACCGTCCCAATCTGGTGGAGAACATTCTGCCCAGCCGGCCACGCGCGACTCTGGTGTTGCGCAAGGACGCCGACCACAGCATCAATCGGCTGCGCTTGCGTAAATTGTGA